One segment of Anopheles stephensi strain Indian chromosome 3, UCI_ANSTEP_V1.0, whole genome shotgun sequence DNA contains the following:
- the LOC118511534 gene encoding nose resistant to fluoxetine protein 6-like, translating to MSNRLGRLWLGLTLAGLSFTVGVVQGDNDRSGLELSQYWRMPRVFKYDDYDICLNDDPTTPSVYCVVKAVVRPDNHSEVWGFIEQISAQWKVQLNHAHLDRGICVRDCETRLRLMSGRVNDSELLVPKFKTDYRYTFKPGTFRDVDVYRQNYSQLLEKCVNLELTEEFGLSAQTEIEYCDSNTVVHPTDWLEVTFLVVALAIAGIVLASSLYDFRCKTTHGLEHYRHDLPTTKQMYLVSFSIIRNWYRITSRGDDQLSHDLRYIHTIRMIVFMGVTLGHVVFYAQPRTALTIENRYSDLSTMIVINGTQIVTTFFAISAMLLVLFFMQKVDETKKKVGIVEIFIISAARYVRLTPVYAFVMLFEATWVVRFGDGPLWQKGFETSRSYCRANWWANLLYINNYYKPDEPCMLHTWYLAADFHLFVYGLVLCALIARYPKLRNLLLGTLMVLSYAATAAIIYVKEYDAIPIFAPEQIRYFFWYWGVYKDAYVPTHMYLVNYTSALAFAFYYRHMLKTRTNYHWLIKVSWLVSLLMIPALFALGYIFYKNQFEMPSLWMALLFPFIRLLYSAIIFFGGVGLSFRFVKLMTRLADIPFHTIIGRLTYSAYLCHLCLIKMSLFSTRSFFRYALIDIGAIWAASMFLSYLVAWVLCLVLESPFVALQRQLFKRHTRRSEDTENSSSGGEPGTDTSYCEHPDEKRNYQANVIFSQRF from the exons ATGTCGAACCGTTTGGGACGGTTGTGGTTGGGGCTGACGCTGGCAGGACTCTCATTTACCGTCGGTGTTGTGCAAGGCGACAATGATAGAAGTGGGCTAGAAT TGTCGCAGTACTGGCGAATGCCGCGTGTGTTCAAGTACGATGATTACGATATCTGTCTTAATGATGATCCCACCACACCGTCGGTGTACTGCGTGGTGAAGGCGGTCGTCCGACCCGACAACCACTCCGAGGTGTGGGGATTCATCGAGCAGATTTCGGCCCAGTGGAAGGTGCAGCTCAACCATGCCCATCTGGATCGTGGCATTTGTGTGCGCGATTGCGAAACGCGTCTGCGGCTGATGTCCGGCCGGGTGAACGATAGTGAGCTGCTGGTGCCCAAGTTCAAGACCGACTACCGG TATACCTTCAAACCAGGAACATTCCGAGATGTCGACGTGTATCGGCAAAACTATTCTCAGCTGCTGGAAAAATGCGTCAACCTGGAGCTAACGGAAGAGTTCGGCTTAAGCGCTCAGACGGAGATCGAGTACTGCGATAGTAACACCGTTGTCCATCCAACGG ATTGGTTGGAAGTGACGTTCCTGGTCGTCGCACTAGCGATCGCCGGCATCGTGCTTGCCTCCAGCCTGTACGATTTCCGCTGCAAAACGACGCACGGACTCGAGCACTACAGGCACGATCTGCCCACGACGAAACAGATGTATCTGGTGTCCTTTTCGATTATCCGGAACTGGTACCGGATCACCTCGCGCGGTGACGATCAACTTAGCCACGATCTGCGCTACATTCACACGATCCGGATGATCGTGTTCATGGGTGTTACGCTGGGGCACGTGGTGTTCTACGCCCAGCCCAGAACGGCACTTACCATCGAAAAT CGTTACAGTGACCTTTCGACGATGATCGTCATCAATGGGACTCAGATAGTGACAACGTTCTTTGCCATCAGTGCCATGCTGCTGGTCCTGTTCTTCATGCAGAAGGTAGacgaaacgaagaagaaggtcGGCATCGTGGAGATATTCATCATTTCCGCTGCCCGTTACGTACG GTTAACGCCGGTTTACGCGTTCGTGATGCTCTTCGAGGCCACCTGGGTGGTGCGGTTCGGTGATGGACCACTGTGGCAGAAGGGCTTCGAGACGAGCCGATCGTACTGTCGCGCCAATTGGTGGGCCAATCTGCTCTACATCAACAACTACTACAAGCCTGACGAACCG TGCATGTTGCACACCTGGTACCTGGCAGccgatttccatctctttgtGTACGGGCTGGTGCTGTGTGCGCTGATTGCCCGATACCCGAAACTGCGGAACCTGCTGCTCGGAACGCTGATGGTGCTGAGCTACGCTGCAACGGCCGCCATTATCTACGTGAAGGAGTACGACGCCATTCCGATATTTGCACCCGA ACAAATTCGTTACTTCTTCTGGTACTGGGGCGTGTACAAGGATGCCTACGTACCGACGCACATGTATCTGGTCAACTATACCTCGGCGCTCGCGTTCGCCTTCTACTATCGGCATATGCTTAAGACGAGAACCAACTACCACTGG CTTATCAAGGTTTCCTGGTTGGTAAGCCTGCTAATGATTCCGGCACTGTTCGCGTTGGGCTACATCTTCTACAAAAACCAATTCGAGATGCCTTCCCTCTGGATGGCGTTGCTGTTCCCGTTCATACGGCTGCTGTACAGTGCGATCATATTTTTCGGTGGAGTTGGACTGTCGTTTAGATTCGTGAAGCTGATGACCCGACTGGCGGACATACCGTTCCATACGATCATCGGCAGGCTCACGTACAGTGCGTACTTGTGCCATCTGTGCCTGATTAAGATGTCGCTGTTTAGCACGCGAAGCTTCTTCCGTTACGCACTGATCGATATT GGTGCAATATGGGCAGCTTCAATGTTCCTATCCTATCTCGTCGCATGGGTCCTGTGTCTGGTGCTGGAGTCTCCCTTCGTAGCACTGCAGAGACAACTCTTCAAGCGTCATACACGACGGTCGGAGGATACGGAAAACTCCTCTAGCGGAGGCGAACCCGGAACGGACACGAGCTACTGTGAGCATCCGGATGAGAAGAGGAACTATCAGGCGAATGTGATTTTCAGTCAAAGGTTTTAG